Genomic segment of Plasmodium vinckei vinckei genome assembly, chromosome: PVVCY_10:
GTTGTAGTTGTTGTAGCTGTTGTTATATAAATGGCTTTGGGTTCGTGCTTCAGAGTTTAtgtgttaatatttttaatttattgatgggtatataaatgttaaaataaatacaatttattataaattgttaatataaaatttatatatttacttacATGGAAAACATTTTGGcttatttacattattgtatataatttatgaaaGAATATTtcgaaaaataattaataattgaaATACGACTGATTCATTTGCTATAATCAtagtatttattatttgcatgcatataagtttataatatatgtgcatGCTTATGAAATACTTAATTGAGCATTTTAATGCATATTATGTCTTACGATTTGCTTTTatgttgttttattattgaaaattttacaaaGCATCTTTGTATAAGAcactattaaaaaaacaaaatgatgTTATATAAcgattatttaaaataaacataactCACGAAAACaaactattttattaatataaatatcacaattaaaaaaaaattaatttggAATACGtttattcctttttaaaaatatccCTTAATTTGAcgatatttaaaattgtcTTGTATATACCCTTTCTAATTGCGAAATTTGGGATAATCCAATGAACGTTCGCATCGAGctgagaaaaaaaattaataaatatgtaaaatatgcatttttattgtgAATGAATAgacatattataaatatgcacatttatatagaaaacatatatttttgataatgatgaaataaaattatgttacaaaagtttttatatttcttacAGAAATGATATAGGTAAGTTTAATGTAGTCAGAttcctttttaataataaatcctACTAAGTTAATATACACTTTGGataattttccatttctAATATCTTCTTCAGAATCAATATCAGGCTTGAATGAGTTTGCACTTTCTACGATAGgatttatataatctttattgttttttttatcatggTCATTCATATTTGATGAAACAATGATTATTGCAGTTTCGTCCCTTGATAACtataaattaacaaaaagtatattttcataaattaaGGTATAATCATatgaaaaaagtatatCTATAAGGAtgaaggaaaaaaatttttcttACTTCAACTTTCTTGGCTAATGCATTATAGTATGTAATCCACATAGCCATTTTGTAACGCTGTTGTACAATCCCAagatttttattgtatattcGAAAAATGTTtcctaaaaaaaattataattttgtatccATGCAAATTAAAACATGATTAAAAAGAAGATTGAGCATTGATAATAACAAGACAAGAAATACATCATAAATATTGATAGCcacattaaataaattaattatatacctTTAATAAATGACTCATCGAAGTACTTTCCAGAATTGGGATCacataacatttttattaaatcatcatactaataataacaaaaaaaaacgtatttatatattagcaattatatttttttattttaaaatgatttcatgaattaaaaaatattgcttGCTAATTCATACACTATCGGGATTGGGGATTATAAGATCAAGCTTTCCAATGTCAGTGCCGTTAaaacttttaaaatatataattgctTCGTCATCTTCCTTAGAATATAAGTAGTAATCATCTGTATTTTCGGCATGATATTGTAGATGAGCTAAAGCTTCGGCTGCGACATCCTCTGCTTGTTTAGCTTCATTAGGGTCGGTACATAATAGACGTTCAACGTCTTCAGAATTGATAGATAATAGTTGTTCAAGTTCTTCAATATCTGGAGATAATAGTTGTTCAAGTTCTTCAATATCTGGAGATAATAGTTGTTCAAGTTCTTCAATATCTGGAGATAATAGTTGTTTACTTTCTTCATTTGAACTATAAGTGGAGAAggtgatatatttttaattttaaaaaatatatatttataagaatttgtttttattttccatttgtTATGCATATTCACATCCatgaaaatatgtataatattttcataataaacaaaatatgcatCTTTATATTCGATCAAGATATACATGCTgcaattattttcttacGAATCAGTGCTTAGAATGTTTTCGTTTGCAAATGCTatattttgcatatatCCTACGACACTTAAAAGTGCCAAAGTAATCTTAATCTGTCttttattcatttgttGGCATggcaaataaaatattaatatattttgtagaaattgaaaattaaCAAGTATAAATGCTATATAATTAAGCTAAATCGAAGTACACGATTTTCTaaacaattataaaatttaatatttatttaaaaaaatataaatatttttaaaaatttatttatttcatgcatttatcatatttttaaatttaattatttttttaaatattattatatactaatatataaataaatacaaaatttagTGACATGTCTGGTgttctatatattattaattagtTCTCGTCTCTTTAAATGctgattattttattattgttattgaaatttatataataatattacgattatatttaaaattgtatatgtaAGTAtactataatatataaaatttaaagtaAATGgatgtttttaaaaaaaaaaaaaaaaaattatttaaactgTCACATGTAAgcgaaaaataattattgcagttttaataaatattatatatttcaaaatatagatttagttatatataaaattattaatattatacattatAGGTATCcaaactttttatttttatagttcagaacttaaaaataaaactaaaatttatttaattggGTATTATATGTGAAGTTTACGagtatatagaaaaaaccCATATTATATGACACCAACATTCATTTACCTAATATAAAGTTGATAATATCAATATAAagacaaaataatagtataaaaaatatatattggtTTAATGTAATACTTGACTATGCTTGATCTAATATACGCAAACAGCtatattaatgaataaattGTCATGCTAGAAATCCaaattgtaataattatcatataaaaataattgttttGTTGTTTATTTCGATTTgttttgaatataaatgatatttttacaatttcaAATATTAAAGGAGTTTATTTTAAGATGAGTGttacattatatttatatgtattccCCACTGTCCaggaattatttataatgctTCATAACAATAACttgataaaatttatattatgagAATCAAACAATATGGATTTTTTGTCACTTTTAATTCAAATTTTACTAAGCGGTATTTTTTAGGaaaattgttaattttataaaaattattttttggtaGTAATATTGACACCAATGGTTTTCATAAattaatacaaattataaattcccttttaataataaaacataatatatataattaaaaaaatacaaataaataacatataaacataaaacaATGAAATATAAAGTTGTGAAAtcaagaaatatatatatgcatacataaaattaatctattttttaattataatattcttGATGCCAAGATGCTCATGTTTTGTGGATCAAAGTTATGTATTATGGTTATTGTTTGGTTAACTGTATTTGCGTTTTGAGTTAGGGTTTTGGGTGTTTTgcaatttaattttttataattttataatatttttgtctgTAAATGctgattaaatatatataccatCTCCGTACGTTTAATCTTGAGATGATGTCTAAATATGCAACCAAAAAAGAGCATTCCATTAACATGAAATGGGTCGCAAAGCATATTTCCATACGTTATAATACTTTCTAATTCggctatatatattaaatgtggcaatattataacttcacattttatattttattttctttttcatcttCTTATTCATCTTTATCATTCATTCTTAAATCAGAAATCCAACcaataactttttttaaaatagctTCATATCCTGGGTTTGTCGTTATAATATGATCCATATCATCAACAGAATgtaattcttttttaataacatctgctttattataaaacgATGATGCCCATTCATAAGAACAAACACCATCATCTGTTGAATGCACAATTAATATAGGAATATCTTTTggcatataattaatattacgATCCAATGTGACCGTTGCTTTTATGAGCTcatatacacattttaattttattccaTCATTATTTGCAAATTCATTATGTTTAcgtatattaatataaaattttggCGTTTTACAACTGCggaattttacaaaaagtTGTGCATGAGGTACGATACGAGACGCGAAGTTTATTAtaggtaaataaaaatacttaaataatttgtttcCAGAATCCAATGGTGCTTTTATTCTTATCATACCAGCTAAAGACACGCAacctttaatatttaatttatctaAATAATTACAACATCCTTCATGCTTACCACTGGGGCTAGAAATATCATTTGGCGTAGCAGAGGTACTAGCATAGGAATTATCGAAACCATAATCATTAGAATTATTCATATCATTGCCAATTTCATTAGTGCTAGTAGAATTACTTAGCATGGTGTTACACTTTTTATAGTTATTTGAATTACACGCCTTAATCATgtcttctttttctttatttaataattgtaaTATTCTTAAAGCAATATTTCCTCCCATCGAATGTCCAACAATATACATAGGaagtttcttttttttagtcGTTACTATATCATAAGATTCATCATTTGAGATATCATCATCCAGTTGATTTTCATTTGAAATTTCATCTTGAATTTGATTCATATATTGTATTACATCACCGACTAGATCATCAAAGCAATTAACAtcgtttcttttttttcccaATGATTGTGATTCGCCATGTCCTTGCAAATCTAGTCCATATACTGAATAACCATTTCgattaaatttttcaatCCAACTatctttataaatatatccatCATCGTATACCATTATTCCTTCATTgccatatataatttttactttttttctcATAAAAGTTAATTGAGTATCACCTTTGAATCCATGTATTAGCACTATAATTCCTGTAGCATTTTTAACTAGCCACctatatgtttttaaaagtaaaccatttttattacataacCAACCTACCTTAGGATTACCAGCtaatttgcattttttatttcttaatatattagtatTCAATTCAATTCTTTCCATCATCAATATTATGGAATATAACAATCCATATTAcaactaaaaatatatatattttttatagacaaaatatatgcatatatatatatataattaaaattttacttTTCAGAGATATGTATGTAGATTATTAACACAAACAATTATACCACACTAAATCGTATTATGGctttatacaaatttatatatgcaactCTACGTGCAGATTACATTAGcatcaaataatattaatagcATTGCATGGgcattataataatatagcaaatcgtaaacaaattataagaaatggaaaaaaatgtataattatAGTTCTTTATCTCATTTTCAATGTTCTTTCGAGTATTTCATGCAACCAGATGAAATTGCAGTTGATATAATAGattaatacaaattattatatattgtttgtttttcagcattttatttttgtttttttttaattttcttaaTTTCGATACTTCAAATTttatctaaaaaaaaaatataattgttatgcattattttttttattaataaataatgatttatataattcttttacttaaaaaataatgagcAAATACAATATGCGtagcatattatttatgaaggcaacgaaaaaaaacgacaaccaaaaatatattttttatttttacttcgataaaatataaagtatACTTAAGTtggtataaataaaaaaatatatatattattaatataattttttaattataacaagtataatatataataattccatagaaaaaatattattaatagatCAATACTTTACAACTATTAATGATTTATGACATTAATTGcacattataaaaaaatatataaaaatatttacatttttttttatttcaagcaataaacattttatttaccttaaaattattgtataaaattaattacaCATTGCtaaaagttatatataattttaaccgtaaattttataaacatatttaaaaagcgaatttttttcattttatgcgtttataattttgacTATTATCACAATTGggtgaatatatataccatTATAGTTAGCAtacattaatataataaaaacgatacaaataaagaacaaaaaaaaacagtttatatttttaaatatcctcaaaatgtatataagaTTGGGTTTTTAAGGGTTATCTTTCGtgatatttaaattatcaagatgcgaaaaaaaaaatgcgtTTAACAcattttgttatttattatttgtcgatatattataaaccCTAAAAAGCattatgttatattttttcataaaattgaCATTATGTGAAATGCATTAAATTATGTTTAAGGAATATTATTGATTAAGAACGAAAATAATTAGACGCaaaatagtaaataaaatgcttATAACTTGTTTTTCTCTATGGTTTACATTTTGGGTTAtggtaatatttttattaatttgtttacaATTTGATCGTATGAATTGGTCTATAAATGGtgattaaatatatatgccaTCCATGTATGTTTAATCTCGAGATTATGTTTAAATATGGAACAAAAAAGATACCTATTAATGTGAAAAGGGTAACATatcatttttcataaattatgatattTATAACCAAGTGTTAATATTGATTTAAAAtgattaaaataaaatgtatatattttatgtattaatatagatatttatgtatatgaaTTCGTAttatgttatataaaacTTGTTAATCAAGGGAGATACCAAATTGTGCGCAACACGGTATTGAATGTGTTTCTTTACTTGATGAACGGTTTTATTTAGTAAAACTTATAATTTATGCCCAAATTactttaatttaaattatattatgccAATTGAGCTATAGTAATAGCATCATATATGAAgatgaatattatttataagatGATTCATTTGGAACAATTGTCtacattataatatacCTTCGGGCTAATgggcatatttttaataatacaataaaagctgaactatatatacaatattttaagttttataacattgaggtataaataaattatattttaaatagttaaaagataaaatataagtatattaacaaaatttcatataacattttgttataataattataaataatataatagataaaatatcgctattataatatgcctatatatatataaactagtcaaatattatacaataactaatattgaaatattgttttattgtgaaaaaatcatttaattaaatactaatattaattttatcgataatgcaaataacaataatttaCTTGGaactaataatatttatattatgttattacatatatacaaactctcaaatatataatataaatatatagttattgcgaaatgatatatattataaaatgttatactttaaaaaaatgaaacaacgaaaattattactaatatgtttaaaaaattcctCTTGAGTGCATGAATTATCTCATTGTGACATACAATGGTATATCATCAGGAATAATAACAGTAGTAATAATGGATTATTATGCTACTAAATATacgaaaaatatattatgtgcTATTTGATACATTATATGGGtataaattcattatatatattattaaatagatgataaaattaaattgtatatatatttcccaCCCGTCTAATACGCACTGTTTGATAGgtcaaataaaacaaaataaatgacatgaacatataaatattatgcctatttttttttttacttatatATGTTCAATTAATGTTTATGTATTATAGGCATTAAAGGGTTGCTGCAGGTTGCAGTTGAGAAAGAAAGGAATTACTTATTGAATAAAGAAAGAAATTGGATTGTGATTCATTATTaccatatataaatttgaacaaattaaaatggATGTTTGCTTAATATAAACGTATTAGAcatatttttccttttctctgattttttatttattcctatacattattattattgatattattattgttattattgttgTTACTATTGttgttattattgttgttattattgttgttgttattgttgttattatttttattattattatgcatGCATGCTATATATGGTCACAatcttattatattttatctgtaaaaatatataggtttatataaataaaatatatattattatttatattaatatattttaaattacaaattttaattaatttgaatattcccaaaaaaataatttgtttggTCTGTTaggttatatatttatttgtatttatatgtttatatatattataagtatatataaatccaTACATGAACAAATAGAATAATTCGATTTAATATGAAGTTGTTAGACTAATATTCAGAATAAATGTTGTAATGGATATTTTTGATGAAATTACATTAattgtttaaaattattttgaaaaaaacacGTGCACTAAAATATCCAGAATATTCATGATTTTAGTATTTTTTGCTAATTTATCGTTTGTTTAACCATCGTgtttcttatatataatgaaaaaatatataattgtttatCTATGACAATTCGTTTGCAGTCAATATAACTATTTATAAttgaatttattaataataaaaaaaatgaatccTTATAACTTGGTgggaaaaataatttatgcaTTGGTACCgtcaaaatataaatgccAAGATAAAAAGGAGGGTGCTATTTCGTATACTAAAGTGCATATATCATCATCCaatgaaaatgaatcaGATGTTTATAAAGCATTAGATAAACCCGATCCaggatataaatatatttttgatttaatAATGGAAGCACCACAAAAAAAACTGAACATGCCTGCAGTAATTGAAAATGCATATGGAAAACGCGCTGAAACATATACTTACAAAATGCTGATAGATAAAGTTAATGCATTTTCATCTGTTTTAGATTCATATGATGGGGGTGTTCCTGAAAAATcatatgatgaaaaagaaaacgatgggaaatttaaaatattaggtatatatggaaataattcattaaatTGGTTAGTAGCAGATATGGCTGCTATGAATACTGGTGTTACTACCTTAGTTATGCATTCGAGATTTAGCATTGATGAAGTTATTGAGATTTTAAATGAATCTAAATTAGAATGGCTATGTTTAGACTTAAAACATACACAAACAATATTAGAAAGAATAAAGGATTTGccacatttaaaaaaacttaTAATACTTGATCATATCCCAAATAATGATCCTAAGAAggaaaaagaattaaataaaaataataataccgAAAAAAAATCCTTAAAAGGTTCCCTTAAAACGAAGGAATCGTCATCTACTGctgaagaaataaaatataaagaactccttgaaaaagataaacaaaatttatatgatacATATATGAAAGTTGAACAAGAtgcacaaaaaaataacatagAAATTCATACGATAGAATATGCTATGGAAAAGTTGGCTCATCGAGGTGCAGTTAAAAAGAAGCAAAATAAATCTCcaaattttattagtaCGATTATTTATACTTCTGGAACTTCAGGAAAGCCAAAAGGTGTTATGTTaagtaacaaaaatatatataatgtaatTTCAGCAGCTATTAGTTCCGAATTGCTTGATTATTTTCCAACAAAATATCATTTATCTTATTTACCTATGTcacatatatttgaaaGAATAGTTATGTACTATTGTATATCTGGAGTAATtccaataaatatatttagtaacgatataaattattttaaatatgatttGCTAGGATCAGAAGCAAGTTCAATAATTTGCGTTCCtaaaattttgaataaaCTTTATAGTGGTATACAAGCAGAAATAGCTAATCTTCCAccagtaaaaaaatttattgtgAACACGGCGTTAGGCATACGTAGATCACACCGACACGGTAAACTTGATCGTCTTGTTGAATCGATTACAGGTatttctaaaaaaataaaaagtaaaataaacCCAACGTTGAAAATGTTTCTTAGTGCTGGTGGAAAATTGTCATCCGATGTTGAAAGAGAGTTATCACTTCTATTAGATGTTGACATATATCAAACATATGGGATGACCGAAACAGCTGGatcaatttttatacagGGTCCTAAAGATAAAAGTACTAATACTGTTGGTGGGGCACATATAAAACCTATTGAATATAAAGTATCAACATGGGAAACATACGATGCTAAATCAAAACCACCAAAAGGAGAATTATTAGTTAAAAGTGATCAATTATTTAGAGGATATTTCTTAAAAGAAGATTTAACAAAAAGCTTGTTCACAAAAGATaactattttaaaacaGGTGATGTTGTACAAATTAATCAAAATGGATCCGTCACATTTTTAGATAGATCTAAAGGTTTACTTAAATTATCTCAAGgtgaatatatagaaacagaaactttaaataatttatactCAATGAttccatatattaattattgtGTGGTATATGCCGATGACTCAATGGATGGACCCATGGCAATTTTATCtgttgataaaaatttgttttcaCAACATTTAGAAAATGATGGTATACTTaagaaattaaatatatctagAAAAGAGTTTATGGATAAAGTATTAGATGAAgaagttaataaaaaaaaagaatatgttgattatattaaaaaagatatgTTAGAAgcttataataaaacaaatttaaatagttataatttaattaatgatatatatatcacaaTGGGATTATGGGACACCTCCAATTATTTAACACCAACTTTTAAAGTAAAGcgatttaaattaataaatgattaCGATTTTTACTTCCAACAAGTGAAATccaaatataaagaaaaattaaaaggtCAAAAAGCTCCTGCAAAAAATTAGTCAACAATAAACTATCACCATATTAtgaatttcattttatatcttttgtTCACCCTTACATTTGTATCTTACATAAAAAgttgtttttttgtttatttagaaaataaaattgaattGTTTGGAATtccaattatataaataattaaaaatgattaaaaatttgttgTTTATTGGTTTTATTACACAAAAAacttttgtaattttttgtcttataaatttatttgccAATTTCCGTAAAACAagcatattaaataaatatatacataaaatataagcaATTTGCTTATTACCAcctaaatttttaatattttcaaattatataatggaTCAGGGATATGCATTATGGGTTATTGTTTTGTTCACTGAATCTGTGTTTTGAGATACGGTTCGGTGTTTattgtaattttattttttataatttgataatatttatgtctGTAAATGtgattaaatatatgtgaCGCCCTCGTATGTTTGATTACAAAATTATGTCTAAATATGCACCCAAAAAGGGGGATATCCATTAATATGAAAGggtcatataaaatatttcccatatgttataatattttcatataatttgttcatatatattaaatatggaaatattataactttatattttatattgcattttatttagtaaaacatattatttgtgtcaatattttgatttaaattgtattttGAACCgaacaatataataatattatatatgaagttataatatataattcggttcatttgtaaattttatcTACATTATAATACAACTTCAGATTAATATGTGATTTTAAGACTAATTAAGCATATTACAACATATAATAGGTaatcataaatatagattCGCAAAATATCGATCGATATTCGACAACACAACGATATCTATAAAAGATGTTTTATGCAtctaacatttttaataatacaataaaagccgaactatatatacaatattttaagttttataactttgaggtataaataaattatattttaaaatagttcaaaaataaatataactatattaataaaatttatataaaattttgttataataattataaataatataacaggtaaaattaaagttgttattatatcccctatacatataataaaatactttactaataaataatattgaaatatGGTTTTATTGGAAAAActtcatataattaaacattaattttattgaaaaggcggataataacaaattttatttgaactaataacatttttattaggttattatatatatacaaactctaaatatataatttaaatatattgctattataaaacaatatatatgctcTAAAATGTTATACTTTAAAACAATGAAACAAGGGGAATTACTAATTGGTTTATAGTACTCCTCTTGATTGCATTAATTATCTCATTGTTGTATACAATGCTATAACTGAaacaacaataataatattagattaatatattattaaatatgacaaatatattgtttttactTGATACACTATATGGGTACAAAtccattatataaattatttaacgGATGATACgattaaaattgtatacatacaaaatcaaatgaaaaattataacatatatttaagcCTTAATATGGTAATATTAGAATCAGCATTGTCAGGCAAGAtaacataaattttattaatcattctataattttcctttaaaatataaatttttatatctaaagctaaatataattttattataaaatatacaatacataatatatgcttAGGTTATAGGTATAAATGtgtatttaaaatagtaaCCCATTCTATATTTCTTCgcaaattaattaattaattattctaATCAAAGTATTTATagaaatttttaattaaattgtacgaaaaaaattacatttatttgctttattgtttaaaatACATTTCTTAATCATTTATGTGCTAAATAGATAAAaagaatgaaaatgataacaTGCATTTTATAATACTAACTATTACTAAAaactaatttatattcatgttttattttaattgcAATACCTCAATTACCCTAATTTGTAgattatacttttttaattttaaaaaatagataCGATATGCACTCAAAACTattcattaattatatttataaataaagaaatgcTAACACATTAGCAAAGTTATTACATGTTCTAAAATGAATtatgaatttatatatattaattaagataaataaacatattatatgtcatttatttagaaaaaggaaaatattaaattatttcttaatattaaatttaaacacaagttg
This window contains:
- a CDS encoding fam-a protein — its product is MNKRQIKITLALLSVVGYMQNIAFANENILSTDSSNEESKQLLSPDIEELEQLLSPDIEELEQLLSPDIEELEQLLSINSEDVERLLCTDPNEAKQAEDVAAEALAHLQYHAENTDDYYLYSKEDDEAIIYFKSFNGTDIGKLDLIIPNPDSYDDLIKMLCDPNSGKYFDESFIKGNIFRIYNKNLGIVQQRYKMAMWITYYNALAKKVELSRDETAIIIVSSNMNDHDKKNNKDYINPIVESANSFKPDIDSEEDIRNGKLSKVYINLVGFIIKKESDYIKLTYIISLDANVHWIIPNFAIRKGIYKTILNIVKLRDIFKKE
- a CDS encoding lysophospholipase, putative; amino-acid sequence: MMERIELNTNILRNKKCKLAGNPKVGWLCNKNGLLLKTYRWLVKNATGIIVLIHGFKGDTQLTFMRKKVKIIYGNEGIMVYDDGYIYKDSWIEKFNRNGYSVYGLDLQGHGESQSLGKKRNDVNCFDDLVGDVIQYMNQIQDEISNENQLDDDISNDESYDIVTTKKKKLPMYIVGHSMGGNIALRILQLLNKEKEDMIKACNSNNYKKCNTMLSNSTSTNEIGNDMNNSNDYGFDNSYASTSATPNDISSPSGKHEGCCNYLDKLNIKGCVSLAGMIRIKAPLDSGNKLFKYFYLPIINFASRIVPHAQLFVKFRSCKTPKFYINIRKHNEFANNDGIKLKCVYELIKATVTLDRNINYMPKDIPILIVHSTDDGVCSYEWASSFYNKADVIKKELHSVDDMDHIITTNPGYEAILKKVIGWISDLRMNDKDE
- a CDS encoding acyl-CoA synthetase, putative produces the protein MNPYNLVGKIIYALVPSKYKCQDKKEGAISYTKVHISSSNENESDVYKALDKPDPGYKYIFDLIMEAPQKKLNMPAVIENAYGKRAETYTYKMLIDKVNAFSSVLDSYDGGVPEKSYDEKENDGKFKILGIYGNNSLNWLVADMAAMNTGVTTLVMHSRFSIDEVIEILNESKLEWLCLDLKHTQTILERIKDLPHLKKLIILDHIPNNDPKKEKELNKNNNTEKKSLKGSLKTKESSSTAEEIKYKELLEKDKQNLYDTYMKVEQDAQKNNIEIHTIEYAMEKLAHRGAVKKKQNKSPNFISTIIYTSGTSGKPKGVMLSNKNIYNVISAAISSELLDYFPTKYHLSYLPMSHIFERIVMYYCISGVIPINIFSNDINYFKYDLLGSEASSIICVPKILNKLYSGIQAEIANLPPVKKFIVNTALGIRRSHRHGKLDRLVESITGISKKIKSKINPTLKMFLSAGGKLSSDVERELSLLLDVDIYQTYGMTETAGSIFIQGPKDKSTNTVGGAHIKPIEYKVSTWETYDAKSKPPKGELLVKSDQLFRGYFLKEDLTKSLFTKDNYFKTGDVVQINQNGSVTFLDRSKGLLKLSQGEYIETETLNNLYSMIPYINYCVVYADDSMDGPMAILSVDKNLFSQHLENDGILKKLNISRKEFMDKVLDEEVNKKKEYVDYIKKDMLEAYNKTNLNSYNLINDIYITMGLWDTSNYLTPTFKVKRFKLINDYDFYFQQVKSKYKEKLKGQKAPAKN